One Candidatus Neomarinimicrobiota bacterium DNA window includes the following coding sequences:
- a CDS encoding outer membrane lipoprotein-sorting protein — LLKILTVEQEKSFGDVIILTKVKMHNMQKNQFTIMEFSDVQIDKGIQNNKFSERMMKRGI, encoded by the coding sequence ATTTGCTGAAAATCCTAACCGTAGAACAAGAAAAATCATTTGGAGATGTTATCATTTTAACTAAGGTGAAAATGCATAATATGCAGAAGAATCAATTCACCATTATGGAATTTTCGGATGTTCAAATTGATAAGGGTATTCAAAATAATAAATTTTCAGAACGCATGATGAAGCGGGGGATATAA
- a CDS encoding DUF2141 domain-containing protein — MKVKWKLVTIVLFISFAYPIENDVHSLTIKVEKLHNSKGVVQFVLYNKDGSIPDEKFKKYYRKQIGTIGKNNTVISIFENLPTGRYAVNILHDENRNGEIDKGFILPMEGVGFSNFNKLGLFNRPNFVKSSFEFQSDSTLTIKMIYMVKKGK, encoded by the coding sequence ATGAAAGTGAAATGGAAACTAGTAACAATTGTTCTATTTATTTCGTTCGCTTATCCCATTGAAAATGACGTCCATTCTTTAACAATAAAGGTAGAAAAACTTCATAATTCTAAAGGTGTTGTCCAATTCGTTTTGTATAACAAAGATGGATCAATTCCTGATGAAAAGTTTAAAAAATATTACCGAAAACAAATTGGGACCATTGGTAAAAATAATACAGTAATTTCAATATTTGAAAATTTACCTACTGGAAGATATGCTGTAAATATTTTACATGATGAAAATAGAAACGGTGAAATTGATAAAGGGTTTATTTTACCCATGGAAGGTGTAGGATTTTCAAATTTTAATAAACTAGGATTATTCAATAGACCCAATTTTGTCAAATCGAGTTTTGAATTTCAATCGGATAGTACTTTAACTATCAAAATGATTTACATGGTGAAAAAAGGAAAATAA